A window from Frischella perrara encodes these proteins:
- a CDS encoding DMT family transporter gives MLLSKTMQGHLTALMTILIWGTTFIATKILLLEFKPIEILFFRFTLGYITLWILFPRCFAWQGFKHEFMFLCAGLCGVTCYFLCENIALTYTTASNVGIITNLVPIFTAILAIFFIKSEKPGGNFYLGCLIAIIGVGLISFNGKFVLSINPLGDLLAVFACLFWACYSILTKKCSNDGYHIILLTRRFFFYGLILMLPALYLFNFEWKLSRFTHPANLFNILFLGVGASAICFVSWNYAVKLVGAVKISIYIYLIPILTIIAAILILNEPFTWITAVGSLLTLCGVILSEGKIKLIK, from the coding sequence ATGTTACTATCAAAAACAATGCAAGGACACTTAACTGCCTTGATGACTATATTGATCTGGGGAACAACATTCATTGCTACCAAAATATTGCTACTTGAATTCAAACCAATCGAAATTTTATTTTTCCGATTTACTCTCGGGTATATTACACTTTGGATTTTATTCCCGCGTTGTTTTGCTTGGCAGGGCTTTAAACATGAATTTATGTTTTTATGTGCTGGATTGTGTGGCGTAACCTGTTATTTTTTATGTGAGAATATAGCACTTACATATACTACTGCTTCAAATGTGGGAATTATCACCAATTTGGTACCGATATTTACGGCAATATTGGCGATTTTTTTTATTAAGAGTGAAAAACCAGGAGGTAATTTTTATCTTGGTTGTCTAATTGCTATTATTGGCGTTGGATTAATTAGTTTCAATGGCAAATTCGTCCTTTCTATTAACCCATTAGGTGATCTGCTTGCGGTATTTGCTTGTTTATTTTGGGCGTGTTACTCAATTTTAACCAAAAAATGCAGCAATGATGGTTATCACATCATTCTACTCACTCGACGATTCTTTTTTTATGGTTTGATCCTAATGTTGCCGGCACTTTATTTATTTAATTTTGAATGGAAATTATCTCGCTTTACGCATCCTGCCAATTTATTCAATATCCTATTTCTAGGTGTCGGTGCTTCAGCTATTTGTTTCGTTTCTTGGAACTATGCGGTTAAATTAGTTGGTGCTGTTAAAATTAGTATTTATATTTATTTAATACCAATTCTTACGATTATTGCTGCAATTCTAATTTTAAATGAACCATTTACTTGGATTACAGCTGTAGGTTCTTTATTGACCCTCTGCGGAGTAATATTATCTGAAGGTAAGATTAAATTAATAAAATGA
- a CDS encoding phage holin family protein → MPIKDPDNINWTVVVYLFSISMLGSLASYFYNLLKGSKFQLWSLAAQVFISIFSGALVIFIASYLSWAFEFAGGIAGLAGWSGATFIKALEDRLIKKIRDKND, encoded by the coding sequence ATGCCTATTAAGGATCCCGACAACATCAATTGGACAGTTGTCGTCTATTTATTTTCTATTTCAATGCTAGGCTCGTTAGCCAGTTATTTTTACAACCTGCTGAAAGGTAGCAAATTCCAGCTATGGTCTTTAGCAGCACAAGTATTTATTTCTATCTTTTCTGGTGCATTAGTCATTTTTATTGCCAGTTATTTAAGTTGGGCATTTGAATTTGCTGGTGGTATAGCTGGATTAGCTGGATGGTCAGGAGCAACGTTTATTAAAGCATTAGAAGATCGTTTAATCAAAAAAATTCGCGATAAAAATGATTAA
- a CDS encoding lysozyme: protein MNISEKGKILIKSFESLQLKAYKCSANVWTIGYGHTNNVKSSDIITKKQADCFLMQDLYEVERTINRLVKVKINQNQFDALCSLVFNIGVLAFNKSTLLAKLNTGDYVGAAEQFRRWNKVNNVVMAGLVRRRQAEEDLFNA from the coding sequence ATGAACATAAGTGAAAAAGGAAAGATTTTAATTAAATCTTTTGAGTCATTACAATTAAAGGCCTATAAGTGTTCAGCGAACGTTTGGACTATTGGCTATGGACATACTAATAATGTAAAGAGCAGCGACATCATTACTAAAAAGCAAGCAGATTGTTTTTTGATGCAAGATCTCTATGAAGTTGAGCGAACTATCAATCGGTTAGTGAAGGTAAAAATTAATCAAAACCAATTTGATGCTTTATGTTCATTAGTATTTAACATTGGTGTGCTTGCTTTTAATAAATCCACCTTGTTAGCTAAACTTAATACTGGCGATTATGTTGGGGCAGCAGAGCAGTTCCGGCGATGGAATAAAGTTAATAATGTTGTAATGGCCGGTTTGGTTCGACGCAGGCAAGCAGAAGAGGATTTATTCAATGCTTAA
- a CDS encoding DUF2570 domain-containing protein codes for MLNLKTLHKLYPFIVIIFFSTYFIYQLYQSNQAYKKENAKLLNEIHQLQQKIINDNKIIVQNEAKKQELENQSLELQEKLDELLKDIPCANQYVPNDIANRLYSRAKSIRQSTAP; via the coding sequence ATGCTTAACCTAAAAACATTGCATAAACTTTATCCTTTTATAGTGATTATTTTCTTTTCTACATATTTTATTTATCAATTATATCAATCAAATCAAGCGTATAAAAAAGAAAATGCTAAGCTTTTGAATGAAATTCACCAACTACAACAGAAAATAATTAATGATAATAAAATCATTGTACAAAATGAAGCAAAAAAACAAGAACTTGAAAACCAATCCTTAGAGCTACAGGAAAAACTAGATGAATTACTCAAAGATATTCCTTGTGCTAATCAATATGTTCCTAATGATATTGCTAACCGCCTGTACAGTAGAGCGAAAAGTATTCGTCAATCAACCGCTCCCTGA
- the lysC gene encoding Rz1-like lysis system protein LysC has product MILLTACTVERKVFVNQPLPENLLLECLPSMPKKSMTFGDSIKYNEHLLNVIEKCNQDKRAIKALNHLNGN; this is encoded by the coding sequence ATGATATTGCTAACCGCCTGTACAGTAGAGCGAAAAGTATTCGTCAATCAACCGCTCCCTGAGAATTTATTGCTAGAATGTCTTCCGTCGATGCCCAAGAAATCAATGACATTTGGTGATAGTATTAAATATAATGAACATTTACTTAATGTTATCGAGAAATGTAATCAAGATAAAAGGGCTATTAAGGCATTAAATCATTTAAATGGCAATTAA
- a CDS encoding DUF6387 family protein, with the protein MGKYQELNKWFNLDNYNSLSTFSIERIKDELFNRIVLFHGVLNLNNYSLVNGEHHQYYEKIFTGNPFTTLTENISNSKIKQDINLTNDIIDISRKTTEFSSSCTKALFKSDLQILCNQQLESNKFVYEQGQIRMPESVLDSLFVTRKNSEIASLIMIDLKNYSDEEILLSIKELLPKIRKELNIYPPKIKSEQFSDKIIKKMIDYRVLPIIDLCAWAKLNDYFFSYEELAKIIFPMDHDEIKRGRYFRETILPFSMQTLSSEFIRGFELYIHKMGNHQKYTQLY; encoded by the coding sequence ATGGGTAAATACCAAGAATTAAATAAATGGTTTAATTTAGATAACTACAATAGTTTGTCTACATTCTCAATCGAAAGAATTAAAGATGAGTTATTTAATCGAATTGTTCTATTTCATGGTGTCTTAAATTTGAATAACTACTCATTAGTTAACGGTGAACACCATCAGTATTATGAAAAAATTTTTACAGGTAATCCATTCACTACCTTAACAGAAAATATTTCTAATTCAAAAATTAAACAAGATATTAATTTAACCAACGATATTATTGATATTAGCAGAAAAACAACTGAATTTTCTTCAAGTTGTACAAAAGCCTTATTTAAATCTGATTTGCAAATTTTATGTAACCAACAATTAGAAAGTAATAAATTTGTTTATGAACAGGGTCAGATAAGGATGCCAGAATCGGTACTTGATAGCTTATTTGTAACAAGAAAAAATTCCGAAATTGCGTCTTTGATAATGATCGATTTAAAGAATTATTCGGATGAAGAGATATTGCTTTCAATTAAAGAATTACTACCTAAAATTCGTAAAGAATTAAATATATATCCACCAAAAATTAAATCTGAACAGTTTAGCGATAAAATTATAAAGAAAATGATTGATTATAGAGTTTTACCTATTATTGATTTATGTGCTTGGGCTAAATTAAATGACTATTTTTTTTCTTATGAAGAGTTAGCTAAGATTATTTTCCCTATGGATCATGATGAAATTAAAAGGGGGAGGTATTTTCGTGAAACTATTTTACCTTTTAGCATGCAAACATTATCAAGTGAATTCATACGAGGATTTGAACTTTATATACACAAAATGGGCAATCATCAGAAGTATACACAGTTATATTGA
- the umuC gene encoding translesion error-prone DNA polymerase V subunit UmuC, whose product MFALVDVNSFYASCEKVFRPDINGKPIIVLSNNDGCVIARNNEAKRLGIKMGHPYFKIPLNFIKQHDIQVFSSNYALYADMSNRVMETLEMLTPRIEVYSIDEAFCQLPSSMNHLPLELQGKIIRNTIKQYTHLTVGVGIAPTKTLAKLANYAAKKWPQTNGVVDLSDIRRQHKLMTITPVSEVWGVGKKLHKQFNAMNIYTAMDLARLSPHQIRKKFNIIVERTVRELNGEPCLSLEEMIESRKQIICSRSFGEKVTQFNIMREAICNYTARAAEKLRSDQLYCQHITIFIKTSPFNKVTPYYSNYGSEALMPTNDTRKLLASAQKILSKIWLEGEQYQKAGVILNNFCSNKTKQFDMFSNYTMQLKNEKLMKTIDKINNSHNCKLFFASQGVKGQWHMKQQFLSPAYTTQIKDIANVKIT is encoded by the coding sequence ATGTTTGCACTTGTTGACGTTAACTCCTTTTACGCAAGTTGTGAGAAAGTTTTTCGCCCTGATATTAATGGCAAACCTATTATTGTATTAAGTAATAATGATGGGTGTGTCATTGCACGTAATAATGAAGCTAAACGATTGGGTATCAAAATGGGTCATCCATATTTTAAAATACCATTGAACTTCATTAAGCAACATGATATTCAAGTTTTTAGTAGCAACTATGCCTTATATGCCGATATGTCTAATCGCGTTATGGAAACATTAGAAATGTTAACTCCTCGTATTGAGGTTTACAGTATTGATGAGGCATTTTGTCAATTACCTTCTTCAATGAATCATTTACCTTTAGAATTACAAGGAAAAATCATTCGCAATACTATCAAACAATATACCCATTTAACTGTCGGAGTGGGTATCGCACCAACTAAAACGTTAGCTAAGCTAGCCAACTACGCAGCAAAAAAGTGGCCGCAAACGAATGGCGTTGTTGATCTTTCTGATATTAGACGACAACATAAATTAATGACAATCACACCCGTTTCTGAAGTTTGGGGAGTTGGGAAAAAATTACATAAACAATTTAATGCAATGAATATCTATACCGCAATGGATTTAGCTCGATTGTCACCTCACCAAATTAGAAAAAAATTCAATATTATTGTTGAAAGAACAGTACGAGAACTCAATGGTGAACCATGTTTGTCTTTAGAAGAAATGATAGAGTCGCGGAAACAAATTATTTGCTCACGCTCATTCGGAGAGAAAGTAACACAATTTAATATCATGCGGGAAGCCATATGTAATTATACAGCACGAGCAGCGGAAAAACTCAGATCTGACCAACTTTATTGCCAACATATCACTATATTCATTAAAACAAGTCCTTTTAATAAAGTCACACCTTATTATAGTAATTATGGTTCGGAAGCTCTAATGCCGACTAATGATACACGTAAATTACTAGCTAGTGCTCAAAAAATATTAAGTAAGATATGGTTAGAAGGCGAACAATATCAGAAAGCAGGCGTTATTTTAAATAACTTTTGCTCTAATAAAACAAAACAATTTGATATGTTCTCCAATTATACAATGCAATTAAAGAATGAAAAATTAATGAAAACAATTGATAAAATTAATAATTCACATAATTGCAAATTATTTTTTGCATCACAAGGAGTAAAAGGTCAGTGGCATATGAAACAACAATTTTTATCACCGGCTTACACCACTCAAATTAAAGATATTGCTAATGTAAAAATAACATAG
- the umuD gene encoding translesion error-prone DNA polymerase V autoproteolytic subunit, translating to MKIIQFIQENQHNTCEIPFFMTHIAAGFPSPAQDFIEKRIDFNQLMIKHPTATYVLRITNDLMNETFFQIGDLIIVDSSQKPKHGDIVIANIQGEFIIKKLCLTPTLMLKPIKQNINPIMVDNPEELNILGVVTYIIYQI from the coding sequence TTGAAAATAATTCAATTTATACAGGAAAATCAACATAATACATGTGAAATTCCATTTTTTATGACGCATATCGCAGCGGGATTTCCTAGTCCAGCTCAGGATTTTATTGAAAAGCGTATCGATTTCAATCAACTTATGATAAAGCATCCTACAGCAACTTATGTATTGCGAATAACCAATGATTTAATGAATGAAACATTTTTTCAAATAGGAGATTTAATTATTGTTGATTCAAGTCAGAAACCAAAACATGGTGATATTGTCATTGCCAATATCCAGGGAGAATTTATTATCAAAAAGTTATGCTTAACTCCAACATTAATGCTAAAACCAATAAAGCAAAATATTAATCCAATCATGGTTGATAATCCTGAAGAGTTAAATATTTTGGGTGTTGTCACTTACATTATTTATCAAATTTAG
- a CDS encoding thiolase family protein: MKKVVIVSATRTAIGHFNGSIASIDAIELGKIVIEDALKRIELDTSFVDEVIIGNVIQSGLGQNPARQSALKANLSNNIPAFTINKVCGSGLKAITLAAQSILAGDNHIMIAGGMENMSQAPYLINNKCRWNLNQGKNQLYDTLVNDGLYCSINHYHMGMTAEILAKMYDISRSDQDQFALRSHQLAQKAISNGEFIDEIVPITVKTGKEKYIFQQDQLPKFNLSLDHLSDLIPIFKKGTVTTGNISNLSDGAAALIIMSENRAKQLGLRPLAYIRSYASGAVNPNLMGLGSVSATKLALKKASLNLSDIDLIEAGETFAAQFLALCYELDFDLSKTNIRGGTIALGHPIGSSGARILVTLLYTMIHHDKQFGLATLGIGGGLGISIILERC; encoded by the coding sequence ATGAAAAAGGTAGTCATTGTTAGTGCAACAAGAACGGCAATCGGTCATTTTAATGGTTCTATAGCATCAATTGATGCTATAGAATTAGGAAAAATTGTGATTGAAGATGCGTTAAAAAGAATTGAATTAGATACTAGTTTTGTTGATGAAGTAATAATAGGGAATGTTATACAATCAGGTCTTGGGCAGAATCCTGCGCGCCAGTCTGCATTAAAGGCTAATTTATCCAATAATATTCCAGCATTCACAATCAATAAAGTTTGTGGAAGTGGACTTAAAGCAATTACCTTAGCCGCGCAAAGTATTTTGGCCGGTGATAACCATATTATGATAGCCGGTGGAATGGAAAATATGTCGCAGGCACCTTATTTAATCAATAATAAATGTCGCTGGAATCTAAATCAGGGTAAAAATCAGTTATATGATACATTAGTAAATGATGGTTTGTATTGTTCAATTAATCATTATCATATGGGAATGACCGCAGAAATTCTTGCCAAAATGTATGATATTAGTCGTTCTGATCAAGATCAATTTGCACTTCGTTCGCATCAATTAGCTCAAAAAGCAATAAGTAATGGTGAATTTATTGACGAAATAGTACCCATTACTGTCAAGACAGGTAAAGAAAAATATATTTTTCAACAAGATCAATTGCCCAAATTCAACCTCAGTTTAGATCATTTATCTGATCTAATTCCAATTTTTAAAAAAGGAACAGTTACAACCGGTAATATATCAAATCTTAGTGATGGTGCCGCAGCATTGATTATTATGTCAGAAAATAGGGCTAAGCAATTAGGTTTACGCCCTTTAGCATATATCCGTAGCTATGCATCTGGAGCAGTAAACCCTAATTTGATGGGATTAGGATCGGTATCAGCTACTAAACTTGCATTAAAAAAGGCTTCATTAAATCTGAGCGATATTGATTTGATTGAAGCAGGGGAAACATTTGCAGCACAGTTTTTAGCACTTTGTTATGAATTGGATTTTGATCTGAGTAAAACAAATATCCGTGGTGGGACAATTGCACTCGGACACCCTATTGGCAGTAGTGGTGCGCGTATTTTAGTGACACTTCTTTATACGATGATTCATCATGATAAACAATTTGGACTTGCAACATTAGGTATCGGTGGTGGGTTAGGTATTTCTATTATCCTTGAACGCTGTTAG
- a CDS encoding two-component system sensor histidine kinase NtrB — MNEGNYLVNSLVTFNKSIKNKFQSNQVESDTIINDVYSNIISIRYHLKDQTSNIIGVLIFFEEINYPQDRKKLVSEIELQTSIAEMVAEMAHQIRNPLTILYGFVQYLKNELSRTKQFEYINIILEEMNSINALIKQWTDFSLPLKQYKVPTYLNRLIERALLLVKVLYPTKNLDFTLLLNQQLSMIRLNDELIKQVLINIIINAVQASKEKGEIIISTHMSIDQKYQVIRIKDHGTAIRSEIMQNIFMPFFTTKQTGTGLGLAIVKKIIALHQGIILIQNNENNIGVTIEIALPNNRIQN, encoded by the coding sequence ATGAATGAAGGGAATTATTTAGTAAATAGTTTAGTTACTTTTAATAAATCTATAAAAAATAAATTTCAATCAAATCAAGTTGAAAGCGATACTATAATAAATGATGTATATTCTAATATTATCTCTATTCGTTATCATCTTAAAGATCAGACTTCAAATATCATTGGTGTTTTGATCTTTTTTGAAGAAATCAATTACCCACAAGATAGGAAAAAGTTAGTATCTGAAATAGAGCTTCAGACCTCAATAGCAGAGATGGTGGCAGAAATGGCTCATCAAATTCGTAATCCACTTACTATATTGTATGGGTTTGTTCAATATTTAAAAAATGAATTATCACGAACTAAGCAATTTGAATACATCAATATTATTCTGGAAGAAATGAATTCTATCAACGCGTTAATTAAACAATGGACTGATTTTTCATTACCACTTAAACAATATAAGGTGCCAACGTATTTGAATCGGTTAATTGAACGTGCTTTATTATTAGTAAAGGTATTGTATCCCACTAAAAATCTTGATTTTACTTTATTACTCAACCAACAGCTATCAATGATTCGTTTAAATGATGAATTGATTAAACAAGTTCTAATTAATATCATCATTAATGCAGTTCAAGCCAGCAAAGAAAAAGGGGAAATTATAATATCAACACATATGTCAATTGATCAGAAATATCAAGTGATTCGAATTAAAGACCATGGTACTGCAATTAGAAGCGAAATTATGCAGAACATATTTATGCCTTTTTTTACTACTAAGCAAACTGGAACAGGGCTAGGATTGGCGATTGTGAAAAAAATTATTGCACTACATCAAGGTATAATTCTGATACAGAACAATGAAAATAATATTGGCGTGACAATTGAGATTGCATTGCCAAATAATAGAATTCAAAATTAA
- a CDS encoding sigma-54-dependent transcriptional regulator, producing the protein MIEKILIVEDQLNLRKLLLLLLQKDYQVVAIDNAEEAFELIQQQSFDLVLLDNRLPQMTGLDLLKAIKHSYPDICVILMTAYADVATAVEALKLGVFDYIIKPFDLDKFKKLIKRTLELNRSIQQRTDQSQLITLPKFDKVQEILTNSSNMMELCRDIAKVSQSKATILITGESGTGKELVAKTIHYYSTRSDKPFIKINCGALADTLLESILFGHEKGAFTGAYQRQIGLFDRANQGTLFLDEVSEMSENLQVKLLRVIQEKEFEPIGGNHPIKTDFRLITATNRNLQDMVIAGKFRQDLFYRLNVIGLNLPPLRDRKSDIMILARYFMQQFCVENNKHILDFSEQSVALLNHYNWPGNVRELSNAIEYAVIMSYGLFIEPEDLPKHIHNLPIKSNHIVSDRGSSGNTLKERIKNYEKILIADALRKNQGHRDNTAKDLGVSRRTLLYKLQEYEIG; encoded by the coding sequence ATGATTGAAAAGATTCTAATCGTTGAAGATCAATTGAATCTACGCAAGTTATTATTACTTTTGTTACAAAAGGATTATCAAGTAGTGGCAATTGATAATGCTGAAGAAGCTTTTGAACTTATTCAACAACAATCATTTGATTTAGTTTTATTAGATAATCGACTGCCTCAAATGACAGGACTAGATTTACTAAAAGCAATAAAACATAGTTACCCTGATATTTGTGTTATTTTGATGACGGCTTATGCCGATGTAGCTACAGCTGTTGAAGCATTGAAATTAGGCGTTTTTGATTACATTATCAAACCATTTGACCTTGATAAATTTAAGAAACTTATTAAACGAACATTAGAATTGAATAGATCGATACAACAAAGAACAGATCAAAGTCAACTAATAACACTCCCTAAATTTGATAAAGTTCAAGAAATTCTAACCAATAGCTCAAATATGATGGAATTGTGTCGTGATATTGCAAAAGTTTCTCAATCAAAGGCAACAATATTAATTACTGGTGAGAGTGGCACTGGCAAAGAATTAGTTGCTAAAACAATTCACTATTATAGTACGCGTTCAGACAAACCTTTTATTAAAATTAACTGTGGGGCATTAGCTGATACCTTATTAGAAAGTATATTATTTGGTCATGAAAAGGGTGCTTTTACGGGAGCTTATCAGCGTCAAATTGGTTTATTCGATCGAGCAAACCAAGGAACACTTTTTTTAGATGAAGTGTCTGAAATGTCAGAAAATTTGCAAGTAAAATTATTGCGTGTTATTCAAGAAAAGGAGTTTGAACCAATAGGTGGAAACCATCCTATTAAAACCGATTTTCGATTAATTACAGCAACTAACCGTAATTTACAAGATATGGTCATTGCAGGTAAATTTAGACAGGATCTATTTTATCGGTTAAATGTAATAGGTTTAAATTTACCACCACTGCGTGATAGGAAATCCGATATAATGATTTTAGCTCGATATTTTATGCAACAATTTTGTGTTGAAAATAATAAACATATATTGGATTTTTCTGAACAGTCGGTGGCGCTTCTTAATCATTATAATTGGCCTGGAAACGTGCGAGAACTTTCAAATGCAATTGAATATGCTGTGATAATGTCGTATGGATTATTTATTGAACCAGAAGATCTTCCAAAACATATTCATAACTTGCCAATAAAATCAAATCATATTGTTAGTGATCGCGGTTCTTCTGGTAATACACTAAAAGAAAGAATAAAAAATTATGAGAAGATATTGATTGCTGATGCACTTAGAAAAAATCAAGGTCATCGAGATAATACCGCCAAAGATCTAGGAGTAAGTCGACGAACATTATTATATAAACTACAAGAGTATGAAATAGGGTAA
- a CDS encoding MurR/RpiR family transcriptional regulator yields MIDLKLREVKEDLSAKELEVAEYIIANSQQLKNISIQALAKLNQVSTSTILRLCNKLGYRKFSDFKIDLISSMPKKISSEVLQDDIHLNDCLQVVNQKVQMVEKSSIDETYSMLNSDDLDKAIDLIINGHKIVIYGVGSSGLVGKELEYQLIKIKKDVNCHFDAHISRNIVSSLNPHDLVIIISHSGETPECIELLKLANKQNIPSIAITKMGQSQVSNLANIVLHTISTEHVSRVIPIRSKISQITIVNMLVTNLFIKQYDEKLLSKTKKREECKYP; encoded by the coding sequence GTGATTGATTTAAAACTCAGAGAAGTAAAAGAGGATTTATCTGCTAAGGAGTTAGAAGTAGCCGAATATATCATTGCTAACTCGCAACAATTAAAAAATATTAGTATTCAAGCCCTAGCAAAACTCAATCAAGTTAGCACTAGTACAATCCTAAGGTTATGTAATAAATTGGGATACCGTAAGTTTAGTGATTTTAAAATTGATCTTATTTCTTCTATGCCAAAAAAAATTAGCAGTGAGGTACTGCAAGATGACATTCATTTGAACGATTGTTTACAAGTTGTAAATCAAAAAGTACAAATGGTTGAGAAGTCATCAATTGATGAAACGTATTCTATGCTTAATTCTGATGATTTAGATAAAGCTATTGATTTAATCATAAATGGTCATAAAATTGTCATTTATGGTGTGGGAAGTAGTGGTCTAGTAGGTAAGGAGCTTGAATATCAATTAATTAAAATAAAAAAAGATGTCAATTGCCATTTTGATGCACATATTAGCCGTAATATTGTTAGTTCTCTAAATCCTCATGATTTGGTAATTATCATTTCCCATTCAGGTGAAACCCCTGAATGTATAGAATTATTGAAATTAGCTAATAAACAAAATATACCCTCCATTGCTATTACTAAAATGGGACAGAGTCAGGTTTCCAATTTAGCAAATATTGTCTTACATACGATATCGACAGAACATGTATCGCGTGTCATTCCTATCCGTTCTAAAATCTCCCAAATTACCATCGTTAATATGTTAGTAACAAATCTATTTATTAAACAATACGATGAAAAACTCTTATCAAAAACAAAAAAACGTGAAGAATGTAAATATCCTTAA
- a CDS encoding PTS sugar transporter subunit IIA, whose product MSKQLPIILASHGPFAQGALECAQMLMGKQDNIEVISVLVDSNIDVLRSQMQQSYHKLNDGNGVIILVDLMGGTPCNLAGELVIQHSDVLLFCGFNIPVLLEVLNNREGNLAEVKEVIEQSFAPSCFDVSQILTAQCEQTTEL is encoded by the coding sequence ATGTCAAAACAACTACCTATTATTTTAGCTAGTCATGGACCATTTGCTCAGGGTGCACTTGAATGTGCTCAAATGCTGATGGGTAAACAAGATAACATTGAGGTTATTTCCGTTTTAGTTGACAGCAATATTGACGTCTTACGCAGTCAAATGCAACAAAGTTATCATAAATTAAATGATGGTAATGGTGTGATTATTTTGGTCGATCTTATGGGGGGAACACCGTGTAATTTGGCCGGAGAATTAGTTATACAACATAGTGATGTATTACTATTTTGTGGTTTTAATATCCCAGTATTACTAGAGGTTTTAAATAATCGGGAAGGGAATCTCGCGGAAGTTAAAGAAGTTATTGAACAGTCATTTGCACCAAGTTGCTTTGATGTTAGCCAAATTTTAACAGCTCAATGCGAGCAAACTACAGAGTTATAA
- a CDS encoding PTS system mannose/fructose/N-acetylgalactosamine-transporter subunit IIB, which produces MPINVARIDDRLIHGQVITTWVKNYDIEQVLVINDKVAADSVQQSVLTMSAPAGLKVLVFGIKQFIEILKKTEIKKKTMLLFTNSIDVDMLVDGGLVIERLNVGGMRMQEGRRSLSRAVSVTPEEEQAFKNLIAKNVTVEVQMVPKDPIVLLNTLLD; this is translated from the coding sequence ATGCCTATTAATGTTGCAAGAATAGATGATCGTCTTATTCATGGTCAAGTCATTACAACTTGGGTAAAAAATTATGATATTGAACAAGTACTAGTTATTAACGATAAAGTTGCTGCAGACAGTGTTCAACAATCAGTATTGACGATGTCAGCGCCCGCAGGGCTTAAAGTATTAGTATTTGGTATTAAACAATTTATTGAAATTCTTAAAAAGACTGAAATCAAGAAAAAAACCATGTTGTTATTCACCAATAGTATTGATGTTGATATGTTAGTAGACGGTGGACTCGTAATTGAACGGCTTAATGTTGGTGGAATGCGCATGCAAGAAGGACGTCGTTCTTTATCACGAGCAGTTTCTGTTACACCGGAAGAGGAGCAAGCATTTAAAAATCTTATCGCCAAAAATGTTACGGTTGAAGTACAAATGGTACCAAAAGATCCAATAGTTCTGCTAAATACACTACTCGACTAA